One genomic segment of Amycolatopsis sp. Hca4 includes these proteins:
- a CDS encoding phosphatidylinositol mannoside acyltransferase codes for MSRLSERLSAFGYAAGWKLAGWLPAGFGGAVFSLGADLAVRRDGGGVRQLRANLARVVPQADPVEMDELTRRAMRSYARYWHETFRLPSMDHKEVSAKVAASITGVENLDAALAEGNGAVMALPHSGNWDVAGVWLADYLGGFTTVAERLKPESLYRRFVEYRESLGFEIVPLTGDSSAMRVLLKRLRENKAVCLVGDRDLTTSGIPVKFFGEKARFPGGPARLAATTGAALIPAGCWFTEDGWQIRLHPRIRVTARAEVPAATQALADIFAGDIAAHPADWHMVQKFWPADLEAAEQASLEEAS; via the coding sequence ATGAGCAGGCTGAGCGAGCGGTTGAGCGCCTTCGGCTACGCGGCCGGGTGGAAGCTCGCCGGGTGGCTGCCCGCCGGGTTCGGGGGCGCCGTCTTCTCGCTCGGGGCGGACCTGGCCGTCCGCCGGGACGGCGGGGGCGTGCGGCAGCTGCGCGCGAACCTCGCCCGCGTCGTGCCGCAGGCCGATCCGGTCGAGATGGACGAGCTGACGCGGCGCGCGATGCGTTCGTACGCCCGGTACTGGCACGAGACGTTCCGGCTGCCGTCGATGGACCACAAGGAGGTCAGCGCCAAGGTCGCGGCGTCGATCACCGGCGTGGAGAACCTCGACGCGGCGCTGGCCGAGGGCAACGGCGCGGTGATGGCGCTGCCGCACAGCGGGAACTGGGACGTCGCCGGCGTCTGGCTGGCCGACTACCTCGGCGGCTTCACCACCGTGGCGGAACGGCTCAAGCCCGAGTCGCTCTACCGCCGGTTCGTCGAGTACCGGGAGTCGCTCGGCTTCGAGATCGTCCCCCTCACCGGTGACAGCTCGGCGATGCGCGTGCTGCTGAAGCGCCTGCGCGAGAACAAGGCCGTCTGCCTGGTCGGCGACCGCGACCTGACCACCAGCGGCATCCCGGTGAAGTTCTTCGGCGAGAAGGCCCGCTTCCCCGGCGGCCCGGCCCGGCTGGCGGCGACGACCGGGGCCGCGCTGATCCCGGCCGGCTGCTGGTTCACCGAGGACGGCTGGCAGATCCGGCTGCACCCGCGGATCCGGGTCACCGCGCGGGCCGAGGTCCCGGCCGCGACCCAGGCACTGGCGGACATCTTCGCCGGCGACATCGCCGCGCACCCGGCCGACTGGCACATGGTGCAGAAGTTCTGGCCCGCCGACCTCGAGGCCGCCGAGCAGGCAAGCCTCGAAGAAGCGAGCTGA
- the thrS gene encoding threonine--tRNA ligase, with the protein MSQSPPVSPVAASRVVVPAGTTAGAAVREAGLPTKGEDTVVVVRDADGKLRDLAWAPEADAEVEPVAANTEDGRSVIRHSAAHVLAQAVQQQFPDAKLGIGPPVKDGFYYDFAVDKPFTPEDLQALEKRMKQIVKGAQQFSRRVFDSVDEAKKELADEPFKLELVDLKSEVDTSEVMEVGEGELTIYDNLDPRTKERVWSDLCRGPHVPTTKFIPAFKLTRVAAAYWRGSEKNPQLQRIYGTAWESAEAQDAYLERIAEAERRDHRKLGAELDLFSFPEEIGSGLPVFHPKGGIIRRELENYSRRRHEEAGYEFVNTPHISKGELFHTSGHLPYYADTMFPPVQFDEENYYLKAMNCPMHNLIYRSRGRSYRELPLRLFEFGTVYRYEKSGVVHGLTRVRGLTMDDSHIYCTKEQMPGELKSLLKFVLDLLADYGLSDFYLELSTRGDSDKFIGEDWEWEEATETLRQAAIDSGLELVPDPGGAAFYGPKISVQAKDAIGRTWQMSTIQLDFNQNKRFELEYTAPDGSRQRPIMIHRALFGSIERFFGVLTEHYAGAFPAWLSPVQVVGIPITADQVEYLQDVEKALRAKGIRAEVDASDDRMQKKIRTHTTQKVPFMLLAGAKDVEAGAVSFRFRDGGQINGVPVAKAVEAIAEWVARRENASPSAEALETVVR; encoded by the coding sequence GTGTCGCAGTCGCCCCCCGTTTCCCCCGTGGCCGCCTCCCGCGTGGTGGTACCGGCGGGCACTACGGCGGGCGCGGCGGTCCGCGAAGCCGGTCTGCCGACCAAGGGCGAGGACACGGTCGTCGTGGTCCGCGACGCCGACGGCAAGCTGCGCGACCTCGCCTGGGCGCCGGAAGCCGACGCCGAGGTCGAGCCGGTCGCCGCGAACACCGAGGACGGCCGCAGCGTCATCCGCCATTCGGCGGCGCACGTGCTCGCCCAAGCCGTGCAGCAGCAGTTCCCGGACGCCAAGCTGGGCATCGGCCCGCCGGTCAAGGACGGCTTCTACTACGACTTCGCCGTCGACAAGCCGTTCACCCCGGAGGACCTGCAGGCGCTCGAGAAGCGCATGAAGCAGATCGTGAAGGGTGCCCAGCAGTTCTCCCGGCGCGTGTTCGACTCCGTCGACGAGGCCAAGAAGGAGCTCGCGGACGAGCCGTTCAAGCTCGAGCTCGTCGACCTCAAGTCCGAAGTGGACACCTCCGAGGTGATGGAGGTGGGCGAGGGCGAACTCACCATCTACGACAATCTCGACCCGCGCACCAAAGAACGTGTCTGGAGTGACCTCTGCCGCGGCCCGCACGTGCCGACGACGAAGTTCATCCCCGCGTTCAAGCTCACCCGCGTCGCCGCCGCGTACTGGCGGGGTAGTGAAAAGAACCCGCAGCTGCAGCGGATCTACGGCACGGCGTGGGAGTCCGCGGAGGCCCAGGACGCCTACCTCGAGCGCATCGCCGAGGCCGAGCGCCGCGACCACCGCAAGCTCGGCGCCGAGCTGGACCTGTTCTCCTTCCCCGAGGAGATCGGCTCCGGCCTGCCGGTGTTCCACCCGAAGGGCGGCATCATCCGCCGCGAGCTGGAGAACTACTCGCGCCGCCGCCACGAGGAGGCGGGCTACGAGTTCGTGAACACCCCGCACATCAGCAAGGGCGAGCTGTTCCACACCTCCGGCCACCTGCCGTACTACGCGGACACGATGTTCCCGCCGGTGCAGTTCGACGAGGAGAACTACTACCTCAAGGCGATGAACTGCCCGATGCACAACCTGATCTACCGCTCGCGCGGGCGGTCCTACCGCGAGCTGCCGCTGCGGCTGTTCGAGTTCGGCACCGTCTACCGCTACGAGAAGTCGGGCGTGGTGCACGGCCTCACCCGCGTGCGCGGGCTGACGATGGACGACTCCCACATCTACTGCACCAAGGAGCAGATGCCGGGGGAGCTCAAGTCGCTGCTGAAGTTCGTCCTCGACCTGCTCGCCGACTACGGCCTCTCCGACTTCTACCTCGAGCTGTCCACCCGCGGTGACTCCGACAAGTTCATCGGCGAGGACTGGGAGTGGGAGGAGGCCACCGAGACGCTGCGGCAGGCGGCGATCGACTCCGGCCTCGAGCTGGTCCCGGACCCGGGCGGCGCCGCCTTCTACGGCCCGAAGATCTCGGTGCAGGCCAAGGACGCCATCGGCCGCACCTGGCAGATGTCGACCATCCAGCTGGACTTCAACCAGAACAAGCGGTTCGAGCTCGAGTACACCGCGCCGGACGGCTCGCGCCAGCGGCCGATCATGATCCACCGCGCGCTGTTCGGTTCGATCGAGCGCTTCTTCGGCGTGCTGACCGAGCACTACGCGGGCGCGTTCCCGGCGTGGCTCTCGCCGGTGCAGGTGGTCGGCATCCCGATCACCGCCGACCAGGTCGAGTACCTGCAGGACGTCGAGAAGGCCTTGCGCGCCAAGGGGATCCGCGCCGAGGTCGACGCGAGCGACGACCGGATGCAGAAGAAGATCCGCACGCACACCACGCAGAAGGTGCCCTTCATGCTGCTGGCCGGCGCGAAGGACGTCGAGGCGGGCGCGGTGTCGTTCCGCTTCCGCGACGGCGGCCAGATCAACGGCGTGCCGGTGGCCAAGGCGGTCGAGGCGATCGCGGAGTGGGTCGCCCGCCGCGAAAACGCCTCGCCGTCGGCCGAGGCGCTGGAGACGGTCGTTCGGTGA
- a CDS encoding glycosyltransferase family 4 protein: protein MRIGIVCPYSFDVPGGVQGHVIDLTKALLARGHEVSVLAPADEDAELPEFVHPAGKALGIPYNGSVARLQFGPVSYARVRRWIREGDFDVLHLHEPAAPSLSLLALLIADGPIVATFHTATTRSRTLSAFQPVLRPLLEKITARIAVSALARRVQVEHAGGDAVEIPNGVDVEFFSSAVPLPGYPRAGGTVGFVGRFGEPRKGMGVLLAALRLILPEFEDLRLVVVGRGDAEQLRRDAGPELAPHLELLGQVDDHVKAQALRSVDVYCAPNTGGESFGMILTEAMAAGTPVLASGLDSFRRVLDDGRAGLLVETGDPAALADGLRELLGDPARRASLAAAAGERVTMYDWSVVATQVLRVYETAVAADPRRVAAPEGELAR, encoded by the coding sequence ATGCGAATCGGGATCGTGTGCCCCTACTCCTTCGACGTGCCGGGCGGGGTCCAGGGGCACGTCATCGACCTGACGAAGGCGCTGCTCGCGCGCGGGCACGAGGTGTCCGTGCTGGCGCCCGCGGACGAGGACGCGGAGCTGCCGGAGTTCGTGCACCCGGCCGGGAAGGCGCTCGGCATCCCGTACAACGGCTCGGTCGCGCGGCTGCAGTTCGGCCCGGTGTCCTACGCGCGCGTACGCCGCTGGATCCGCGAAGGCGACTTCGACGTCCTGCACCTGCACGAGCCCGCCGCGCCGAGCCTGTCCCTGCTGGCGCTGCTCATCGCGGACGGCCCGATCGTGGCGACGTTCCACACCGCGACCACGCGGTCGCGCACGCTGTCGGCGTTCCAGCCGGTGCTGCGGCCGCTGCTGGAGAAGATCACGGCCCGGATCGCGGTGTCCGCGCTGGCCCGCCGTGTCCAGGTCGAGCACGCCGGCGGCGACGCCGTGGAGATCCCCAACGGCGTCGACGTCGAATTCTTCTCCTCGGCCGTACCGCTCCCGGGCTACCCGCGGGCCGGGGGCACGGTCGGGTTCGTCGGCCGGTTCGGCGAGCCGCGCAAGGGCATGGGCGTCCTGCTGGCGGCGCTGCGGCTGATCCTGCCGGAGTTCGAGGACCTGCGGCTGGTCGTGGTCGGCCGCGGGGACGCCGAGCAGCTGCGCCGGGACGCCGGGCCCGAGCTGGCCCCGCACCTGGAGCTGCTGGGGCAGGTCGACGACCACGTCAAGGCCCAGGCGCTGCGCAGCGTCGACGTCTACTGCGCGCCGAACACCGGCGGCGAGAGCTTCGGGATGATCCTCACCGAGGCGATGGCGGCCGGGACGCCGGTGCTGGCCAGCGGGCTCGACTCGTTCCGGCGGGTGCTCGACGACGGCCGCGCCGGGCTGCTCGTCGAGACCGGCGACCCGGCCGCGCTCGCGGACGGGCTGCGCGAGCTGCTCGGCGACCCGGCGCGCCGGGCGTCGCTGGCCGCGGCGGCGGGGGAGCGCGTCACGATGTACGACTGGTCGGTGGTGGCCACGCAGGTGCTGCGCGTCTACGAGACGGCCGTCGCCGCCGACCCCCGGCGGGTCGCGGCGCCGGAGGGGGAGCTCGCCCGGTGA
- a CDS encoding HIT domain-containing protein, with protein MSEGPELVEQQGVGVQDAFQRLWTPHRMAYIKGQDKPDDDGDTGCPFCRIPSLDDKTGLIVARGEVVFAVLNLYPYNPGHLMVVPYRHVADYTELTVEETRELAEFTQHAMKVIRAVSGAHGFNIGLNQGHIAGAGIAAHLHQHLVPRWGGDANFMPVIGQTKVLPQLLAETRDLLADAW; from the coding sequence GTGAGTGAGGGTCCCGAGCTCGTCGAGCAGCAGGGCGTCGGGGTCCAGGACGCGTTCCAGCGCCTCTGGACCCCGCACCGGATGGCTTACATCAAGGGCCAGGACAAGCCGGACGACGACGGCGACACCGGCTGCCCGTTCTGCCGGATCCCTTCGCTGGACGACAAGACCGGCCTGATCGTCGCCCGCGGCGAGGTCGTGTTCGCGGTGCTGAACCTGTACCCGTACAACCCCGGCCACCTGATGGTGGTGCCGTACCGGCACGTCGCGGACTACACCGAGCTGACGGTCGAGGAGACCCGCGAGCTCGCCGAGTTCACGCAGCACGCGATGAAGGTGATCCGCGCGGTGTCCGGCGCCCACGGGTTCAACATCGGCCTGAACCAGGGCCACATCGCGGGCGCGGGCATCGCCGCGCACCTGCACCAGCACCTGGTGCCGCGGTGGGGTGGCGACGCGAACTTCATGCCCGTCATCGGCCAGACGAAGGTGCTCCCGCAGCTGCTGGCCGAGACGCGGGACCTGCTGGCCGACGCCTGGTGA
- a CDS encoding MarR family winged helix-turn-helix transcriptional regulator: protein MSGTRWLSDDEQRVWREFNAATRMLSAHLEAQLQHDSGMPHTYYEVLVALSEAPGRRLRMSELADARQASRSRLSHAVARLEANGWVRREACPTDKRGAWAVLTDAGFAALEAAAPGHVEAVRESLFDPLTPEQVTALGEISAAIRRQLSPKCAAAVAAEEAREHEGQLTKSG from the coding sequence ATGTCCGGAACCCGATGGCTCAGCGACGACGAACAGCGCGTCTGGCGTGAGTTCAACGCGGCCACCCGCATGCTCAGCGCGCACCTCGAAGCCCAGCTGCAGCACGACTCGGGCATGCCGCACACCTACTACGAAGTCCTCGTCGCCCTCTCCGAAGCGCCCGGCCGCCGGCTCCGGATGAGCGAGCTCGCCGACGCCCGGCAGGCGTCCCGCAGCCGCCTGTCCCACGCCGTCGCGCGGCTGGAGGCGAACGGCTGGGTCCGCCGCGAGGCCTGCCCGACCGACAAGCGCGGCGCCTGGGCGGTGCTGACCGACGCCGGGTTCGCCGCGCTCGAAGCGGCCGCGCCGGGGCACGTCGAGGCCGTCCGGGAGAGCCTGTTCGACCCGCTGACGCCGGAGCAGGTGACGGCGCTCGGGGAGATCAGCGCCGCCATCCGCCGTCAGCTGTCGCCGAAGTGCGCCGCCGCGGTGGCCGCCGAAGAGGCGCGGGAGCACGAGGGCCAGCTCACGAAATCGGGCTGA
- a CDS encoding NUDIX hydrolase has translation MSVLGWLLPLLALVVVLGGLFLVATANRLDRLHVRTDAGWAALDAALARRAVVARAVAAVLGDTGLRTSAERAEAAPRAEREAAENELTLVLGRVDRTVLPAELAEELTDAEHRVVIARRVHNDAVRDTLRLRRRRKVRYFRLAGTAPLPEYFEFAEPEV, from the coding sequence GTGAGCGTGCTCGGCTGGCTGCTCCCGCTGCTCGCCCTGGTCGTGGTGCTGGGCGGGCTGTTCCTGGTCGCGACGGCGAACCGGCTCGACCGGCTGCACGTCCGCACGGACGCCGGCTGGGCCGCGCTCGACGCGGCGCTGGCCCGGCGGGCGGTGGTGGCCCGCGCGGTCGCGGCGGTGCTGGGCGACACCGGGCTGCGGACGTCGGCCGAACGGGCGGAAGCGGCGCCGCGGGCCGAACGCGAAGCCGCGGAGAACGAGCTGACGCTGGTCTTGGGGCGCGTCGACCGGACGGTGCTGCCGGCCGAGCTGGCCGAGGAGCTGACCGACGCGGAACACCGCGTGGTGATCGCCCGCCGCGTCCACAACGACGCCGTCCGCGACACCTTGCGCCTGCGGCGGCGGCGGAAGGTGCGGTACTTCCGCCTGGCGGGGACCGCGCCGTTGCCGGAGTACTTCGAGTTCGCGGAGCCGGAGGTCTGA
- the pgsA gene encoding phosphatidylinositol phosphate synthase, with product MLNIFARASVSRVTDPIGQALVRAGLTPNVMTVFGTAGAVVCALVFFPADHLLWGTFTVWGFAMLDVLDGAMARARGYGTPFGAVLDATCDRLVDGALFAAIAWWCFVVDDNRPAAAAALLCLVLAQVISYVKARADASGLPVDGGLVERAERLIIALVGTGLHGFGIPYTVDVTLWLLAAGSVVTLLQRFAAVAKAARAAAGEQPA from the coding sequence ATGCTCAATATCTTCGCGCGTGCCTCCGTTTCCCGCGTCACCGATCCGATCGGCCAGGCGCTGGTCCGCGCCGGGCTGACCCCGAACGTGATGACCGTGTTCGGCACCGCCGGCGCGGTCGTCTGCGCGCTGGTCTTCTTCCCGGCCGATCACCTGCTGTGGGGCACCTTCACGGTGTGGGGCTTCGCCATGCTCGACGTCCTCGACGGCGCCATGGCCCGGGCCCGCGGCTACGGCACCCCGTTCGGTGCGGTGCTCGACGCGACCTGCGACCGCCTGGTCGACGGGGCCCTCTTCGCCGCCATCGCGTGGTGGTGCTTCGTCGTCGACGACAACCGCCCGGCCGCCGCCGCGGCCCTGCTGTGCCTGGTCCTCGCCCAGGTCATCTCCTACGTCAAGGCCCGGGCCGACGCTTCCGGCCTGCCGGTCGACGGCGGGCTCGTCGAGCGCGCCGAACGGCTGATCATCGCGCTGGTCGGCACCGGCCTGCACGGCTTCGGCATTCCGTACACCGTGGACGTGACGCTCTGGCTGCTCGCCGCCGGATCGGTCGTCACGCTGCTCCAGCGCTTCGCCGCGGTGGCGAAAGCGGCCCGCGCGGCCGCCGGGGAGCAGCCGGCATGA